One part of the Vanessa tameamea isolate UH-Manoa-2023 chromosome 8, ilVanTame1 primary haplotype, whole genome shotgun sequence genome encodes these proteins:
- the LOC113400013 gene encoding uncharacterized protein LOC113400013, protein MKLVPIDLFKRRRLSISSFVRNTSCNRGWLRWVVQIIFGILIVTSFILIVLMALNSSHRGTVRNSRCTINNCRVTCNDAPFYGNYENDIVNAAAEVDANCDSIAFQLNRPTFENSKIPEHWLSRIRSNVRELAIIGGNIKYIPSYAFMSPFSNNLRTLILENIEINHWDNDMLIGLTRLKKLYIKNCILNDIRKYALRIVAESLQFLDIKATIDFNPTNLTGSVKLESLTFVDLSLNNFDNILQHTSFSKLNYCKVLFLNSCKITSLGPGTFDHLNSIEVLYLNDNDLVTVPVGLFDKIIPLQPRIALQENIWHCDCSANDLRNVFNSGLLIVDPICRYPRTVSGMTFSDLEGYCNGVVNENAIVYDSTGKPCKNISKVLYMNNACSETNSTNDQVRIVSKEQTCFLNRINDNELNFSNDNIDNESMSVRPVWIKPVYSIQSDIHSMVEMELSEQPGLGLLWYQSLCFKKVFCTNAIPHVLKIYNIDSDVSYTFCPFNLTNDKVLSHQCVSFNFLNTTSIYRSNNYELILYICISFGCLLCGAVSVYVIIQRYPNLLKGNKRVILVKHKSIEALILPPKLPKRENFLSEPKPITSHVYEKKKIFLLSDSFDRLSPKNFVRSISMRSCDSNDASYISALPPTEEQINEWRSNQSVEQYDNIPMTDIDTSPLSSIYDQESLPYYSIQTCERFYEVPKQY, encoded by the exons ATGAAACTTGTTCCAATCGACTTGTTTAAGAGGAGACGGTTATCTATATCTTCATTTGTAAG gaaCACATCTTGCAACAGAGGATGGTTACGTTGGGTCGTACAAATCATTTTTGGTATTCTCATCGTGACCAGCTTCATTTTGATCGTGCTCATGGCTCTGAATAGCTCTCATAGAGGGACAGTTCGTAATTCGAGATGCACTATAAACAATTGCAGAGTTACTTGCAATGACGCACCATTCTATGGGAACTATGAGAACGACATTGTAAATGCCGCTGcg gaAGTCGACGCTAATTGCGACAGCATTGCTTTCCAGCTGAACAGACCAACATTCGAAAATTCTAAAATACCGGAACATTGGCTTTCCAGAATTCGATCCAATGTTCGGGAGTTGGCCATTATTGgaggaaatattaaatatataccttcGTACGCATTTATGAGTCCATTCAGCAATAACCTTAGGACACTCATTTTAGAGAACATAGAAATAAATCACTGGGATAACGATATGTTAATAGGTCTCACCAgactaaaaaaactttatatcaaGAATTGTATTCTGAATGATATACGAAAATATGCCTTAAGAATAGTGGCCGAGAGCTTGCAATTTTTGGACATCAAAGCGACTATAGATTTTAATCCAACTAATTTAACGGGTTCTGTGAAACTTGAATCCTTAACTTTTGTTGATTTGTCACTAAATAACtttgataacattttacaaCACACGAGTTTTTCCAAGCTAAATTACTGCAAAGTTTTATTTCTGAACTCTTGTAAGATAACATCGCTTGGTCCAGGTACATTTGACCATTTGAATAGCATTGAAGTATTGTATCTGAACGATAACGACTTGGTTACAGTTCCAGTGGGattgtttgataaaattattccaCTTCAACCAAGAATTGCTCTACAAGAGAATATCTGGCACTGTGATTGTTCTGCAAATGATTTGAGGAATGTTTTTAACAGTGGCTTATTAATAGTTGATCCTATTTGCCGGTACCCACGTACAGTAAGTGGGATGACATTCTCTGATTTAGAAGGTTACTGCAACGGAGTCGTTAATGAAAACGCAATAGTTTACGATTCGACAGGTAAaccttgtaaaaatatatccaaagtCTTGTATATGAATAATGCATGTTCTGAAACTAATTCTACCAACGATCAAGTAAGAATAGTATCTAAGGAGCAGACGTGTTTTTTAAACAGAATAAATGATAACGAACTGAACTTTTCTAATGATAATATTGATAACGAATCGATGAGTGTCCGTCCGGTTTGGATAAAACCCGTGTATTCCATTCAAAGTGATATCCATTCGATGGTTGAAATGGAATTATCCGAGCAACCAGGGCTTGGTCTGCTTTGGTATCAGtcgttatgttttaaaaaagtgttttgCACTAACGCGATACCGCATGTTCTgaagatttataatatagattctGACGTAAGCTATACGTTCTGCCCATTTAATTTGACTAACGATAAAGTATTAAGCCATCAATgtgtatcatttaattttttaaatacaacatcaATATATAGatctaataattatgaattgatATTATACATTTGCATTTCATTTGGATGTCTTCTGTGCGGCGCTGTGTCTGTGTACGTGATCATTCAACGATATCCAAATCTTTTGAAGGGAAACAAAAGAGTTATACTTGTTAAACACAAGTCAATCGAGGCACTAATACTACCACCAAAGTTACCGAAACGCGAGAATTTCTTAAGTGAGCCAAAACCGATAACCAGtcatgtttatgaaaaaaagaaGATTTTCCTATTATCAGATAGTTTTGACAGGTTATCTCCCAAGAATTTTGTTAGATCGATTTCGATGAGAAGCTGTGACAGTAATGATGCAAGTTACATATCCGCTTTGCCACCTACCGAGGAACAGATAAACGAATGGCGTTCTAATCAAAGCGTAGAGCAATATGATAACATACCCATGACCGATATCGATACATCGCCATTGTCTAGCATTTACGACCAAGAGTCTTTACCTTATTACTCGATTCAAACCTGCGAGAGGTTTTACGAAGTCccgaaacaatattaa